A window from Acidobacteriota bacterium encodes these proteins:
- a CDS encoding DUF1800 domain-containing protein, with the protein MNAAIRALNGFGLGARPGERRRMTDPRNWLRRQLDGEAPLLAAPAASSPERITAAIRAYRGDEPRDPDVRRMQRQQLVEIALAESRAALTARATTDRPLVERLVAFWSNHLCVSASSKALVAPLSGSYEREAIRPFVLGRFEDMVLASARHPAMLMYLDNYQSIGPRSRAAQAGRPRMPRGLNENYARELLELHTLGVDGDYTQADVQELARMLTGWTVGGLATRTAPPRRPRPNGGRRPSVTRDVTESEHLAFVFREQQHEPGDKVLLGTRYREAGADEGVHAIRALCRHASTARFVARKLVAHFVSDTPPQSAVDRLARVFSDTHGDLRAVSAALVDLPEAWTSDARKFRTPQDWLVAVLRAFGANDVTDRQVSLLRQLRHPLWSPQAPKGFGDTTQEWADPDALLNRAELSRSVARRLQAAPPDPRVLVDVVDVADDDPLRPLVADTTISAPERLALTLASPVFQWR; encoded by the coding sequence ATGAACGCCGCGATTCGCGCGTTGAACGGATTCGGGCTGGGTGCGCGTCCCGGCGAACGTCGGCGCATGACCGACCCGCGCAACTGGCTTCGCCGACAGCTCGACGGCGAGGCGCCATTGCTGGCCGCTCCCGCCGCCTCATCGCCCGAGCGCATCACCGCAGCCATTCGCGCATATCGGGGCGACGAGCCGCGCGATCCGGACGTGCGCCGGATGCAGCGCCAGCAGCTGGTCGAGATCGCATTGGCCGAAAGCCGCGCCGCGCTCACGGCGCGCGCCACGACCGATCGGCCATTGGTCGAGCGGCTCGTGGCGTTCTGGTCGAATCACCTGTGTGTGTCAGCCTCCTCCAAGGCACTCGTCGCTCCACTCTCGGGCAGCTACGAGCGCGAAGCCATCCGGCCGTTCGTCCTCGGCCGCTTCGAGGACATGGTGCTCGCCTCGGCACGGCATCCCGCGATGCTGATGTACCTGGACAACTACCAGTCGATCGGCCCCCGGTCGCGAGCAGCGCAGGCTGGCCGGCCACGCATGCCGCGGGGGCTCAACGAGAACTACGCCCGTGAGCTGCTGGAACTGCACACGCTCGGTGTGGACGGCGACTACACGCAGGCCGACGTTCAGGAACTCGCAAGGATGCTCACCGGCTGGACGGTCGGCGGCCTGGCTACGCGAACGGCTCCGCCGCGACGGCCGCGGCCCAACGGTGGACGCCGACCGTCAGTGACCCGTGACGTGACCGAATCCGAGCACCTGGCCTTCGTGTTTCGGGAACAGCAGCATGAGCCCGGAGACAAGGTCCTTCTCGGCACGCGGTACCGAGAGGCCGGCGCTGACGAAGGCGTGCACGCCATTCGGGCGCTGTGCCGGCATGCCTCGACGGCGCGATTCGTCGCGCGAAAGCTCGTGGCGCACTTCGTGTCGGACACGCCGCCGCAGTCGGCCGTCGACCGGCTCGCACGCGTCTTCAGTGACACGCACGGCGACCTGCGTGCCGTGTCGGCCGCGCTCGTCGATCTGCCGGAGGCGTGGACGTCCGACGCACGCAAGTTCCGCACGCCGCAGGACTGGCTCGTTGCCGTGCTGCGTGCATTCGGCGCCAATGACGTGACGGATCGTCAAGTGTCGCTCCTGCGGCAGCTGCGCCACCCCCTGTGGTCGCCGCAGGCGCCGAAGGGGTTCGGCGACACCACGCAGGAGTGGGCAGACCCTGATGCGCTGCTCAATCGCGCCGAGCTGTCGCGTTCGGTCGCGCGCCGCCTGCAAGCGGCGCCTCCCGATCCGCGCGTCCTCGTCGACGTCGTCGATGTGGCTGACGATGACCCGCTGCGACCACTCGTCGCCGACACGACCATTTCTGCCCCCGAACGACTCGCCTTGACCCTCGCATCGCCGGTGTTCCAGTGGAGATAG
- a CDS encoding peroxiredoxin: MSLNIGDRLPDATFRTVTPEGVKELSTADVFAGKKVVLFGVPGAFTGVCHKMHMPTYVANHDAIKSKGVDTIACVAVNDQFVLDAWAQASGATDKILMLADGNGTFTKAVGLEFDGSGFGLGTRSRRYAAVVEDGVVTDLKVEDSPGTVSVSSAESICGL, from the coding sequence ATGTCCTTGAACATCGGAGATCGACTGCCAGACGCGACCTTCCGCACGGTGACGCCGGAAGGTGTGAAGGAACTCAGTACCGCTGACGTGTTTGCCGGCAAGAAGGTGGTGCTCTTCGGCGTGCCCGGCGCGTTCACCGGGGTGTGCCACAAGATGCACATGCCGACCTACGTGGCCAACCACGACGCCATCAAGTCCAAGGGTGTCGACACGATCGCCTGCGTGGCCGTGAACGACCAGTTCGTGCTCGACGCGTGGGCTCAGGCGTCCGGCGCGACGGACAAGATCCTGATGCTGGCCGACGGCAACGGCACGTTCACGAAGGCGGTGGGCCTCGAATTCGACGGGTCGGGCTTCGGCCTCGGCACGCGCAGCAGGCGCTACGCCGCCGTCGTCGAAGACGGCGTGGTCACCGACCTGAAGGTCGAGGACAGCCCCGGCACGGTGTCGGTGTCGTCGGCCGAGTCCATCTGCGGCCTCTGA
- a CDS encoding lytic murein transglycosylase, whose translation MSRVARNLAILSCLLCAPLTTRAQPSAGSVGPLGPTAPAAPPAAPLPNPLPFPEWLQGVREEALGRGVSAATIEAALRDVAPVMQILERDRTQAEFTETLQQYLARRVGTPTIRSGRQMRQTHASLLEKVGARYAVPADVILAVWGLESNFGRFSGVRPLIPTLTTLAYDTRRSALFRGQLFDALTILDAGYIDLPRLKGSWAGAMGQPQFMPSSYLKYAVDFDGDGRRDIWSSPADVFASIGNYLATNGWVTGQTWGRPVTLPKDVAALDSQAPLRTTGCRAVKGLTEPRPLTTWQSLGVRTIDGGALPKVEMAGSLLRTDSGTYLVYTNYEVLLTYNCANAYAMAVARLADRIGDSDPLPTARPARKAAPKQAARKPPAKKKR comes from the coding sequence ATGTCCCGCGTCGCGCGAAATCTCGCGATCCTGTCGTGCCTGCTCTGCGCACCGCTCACAACGCGCGCCCAGCCTTCCGCAGGTAGCGTCGGTCCTCTGGGCCCGACCGCGCCAGCAGCGCCGCCTGCCGCACCGCTCCCCAATCCGCTGCCGTTCCCCGAGTGGCTGCAGGGGGTACGTGAAGAGGCGCTCGGTCGCGGCGTCTCCGCCGCGACGATCGAGGCCGCCCTGCGCGACGTTGCGCCGGTGATGCAGATCCTGGAGCGCGACAGGACGCAGGCCGAGTTCACCGAGACGCTCCAGCAGTACCTCGCGCGACGCGTCGGCACGCCGACGATCAGGAGCGGGCGCCAGATGCGGCAGACCCACGCGTCGCTGCTGGAGAAGGTCGGTGCGCGCTACGCCGTGCCGGCGGACGTGATCCTGGCGGTGTGGGGCCTCGAGTCCAACTTCGGGCGCTTCAGCGGCGTGCGCCCGCTCATCCCCACGCTGACGACGCTGGCGTACGACACGCGCCGCAGCGCCCTCTTCCGCGGGCAGCTGTTCGATGCGCTGACCATCCTCGACGCGGGTTACATCGACCTGCCGCGGCTGAAGGGCTCGTGGGCCGGCGCCATGGGACAGCCGCAGTTCATGCCGTCGAGTTACCTGAAGTACGCCGTTGACTTCGACGGAGACGGACGCCGCGACATCTGGTCGTCGCCGGCAGACGTCTTCGCGTCGATTGGTAACTACCTTGCTACCAATGGATGGGTGACAGGACAGACGTGGGGGCGGCCCGTCACGCTGCCGAAGGATGTTGCCGCGCTCGATAGCCAAGCGCCGCTCAGAACCACGGGATGCCGCGCCGTGAAAGGCCTCACGGAGCCACGTCCGTTGACGACGTGGCAGTCACTCGGCGTGCGGACGATCGACGGAGGCGCGCTGCCGAAGGTCGAGATGGCGGGCTCGCTCCTGCGCACGGACTCGGGGACGTATCTCGTATACACCAACTACGAGGTACTCCTCACCTACAACTGCGCGAACGCCTACGCCATGGCTGTCGCGCGGCTCGCCGATCGCATCGGCGACAGCGATCCGTTGCCCACGGCGCGGCCGGCTCGAAAGGCCGCACCGAAGCAGGCGGCCCGGAAGCCGCCTGCGAAGAAGAAGCGCTGA
- a CDS encoding NAD(P)-dependent oxidoreductase, with protein sequence MRIAFIGLGVMGGPMAGHLQRAGHDVCVFNRTASRADAWVAEYGGSAAATPREAAAGAAIVCACVGADHDVRAVTIGEDGAFHGMSPDAVFVDHTTASAAVARELHAAARDRGLHFVDAPVSGGQAGAQKGQLSVMCGGDAEPYARVEPVLKAYGRMVARIGESGAGQLCKMCNQLCIAGLVQGLAEALHFAGRADLDIEAVMSVISKGAAQSWQMENRWKTMVAGEFDFGFAVDWMRKDLGIVLDEARRNGSRLPVAALVDQFYAQVQARGGSRWDTSSLIALLDKPTAGS encoded by the coding sequence ATGCGTATCGCCTTCATCGGCCTCGGCGTCATGGGCGGACCCATGGCCGGACACCTCCAGCGCGCGGGCCACGACGTCTGCGTCTTCAATCGCACCGCCAGTCGCGCCGATGCGTGGGTCGCCGAGTACGGCGGCAGCGCGGCAGCCACCCCACGCGAGGCAGCGGCGGGCGCCGCGATCGTCTGCGCGTGTGTCGGCGCGGACCATGACGTCAGGGCCGTGACGATCGGTGAAGACGGGGCCTTCCACGGGATGTCGCCAGACGCGGTGTTCGTCGATCACACGACCGCCTCCGCGGCGGTCGCGCGCGAACTGCACGCCGCGGCGCGCGATCGCGGCCTGCACTTCGTCGACGCGCCCGTGTCGGGCGGACAGGCGGGCGCGCAGAAGGGTCAGCTCAGCGTGATGTGCGGCGGCGACGCCGAGCCGTACGCGCGCGTCGAGCCGGTACTGAAGGCCTACGGGCGCATGGTGGCGCGCATCGGCGAGAGCGGTGCCGGACAACTCTGCAAGATGTGCAACCAGTTGTGTATCGCCGGGCTCGTGCAGGGGTTGGCCGAGGCGCTGCACTTCGCGGGGCGCGCCGATCTCGACATCGAGGCCGTGATGTCGGTGATCTCGAAGGGCGCGGCGCAGTCGTGGCAGATGGAGAACCGCTGGAAGACGATGGTCGCCGGCGAGTTCGACTTCGGGTTCGCCGTCGACTGGATGCGCAAGGACCTCGGCATCGTCCTCGACGAGGCGCGCCGCAACGGGTCGCGCCTGCCCGTGGCCGCGCTCGTGGATCAGTTCTACGCGCAGGTGCAGGCGCGCGGCGGAAGCCGGTGGGACACGTCGAGCCTGATCGCGCTCCTCGACAAGCCGACCGCGGGTTCGTGA